The following coding sequences lie in one Deinococcus cellulosilyticus NBRC 106333 = KACC 11606 genomic window:
- the pulA gene encoding pullulanase-type alpha-1,6-glucosidase, with protein MKKLLFAFSALASLTCALAQSLPEGTARVHYFRPDGNYEGWGLHAWEDADVTVSWDKPLQQTGKDAFGVYFDVKLKNDARKLGFIVHKGDDKDPGPDQFLDLTQSKEAWIVSGSSKVNVTLPDTGQPKVNPNARPAPAQPDNTLRIHYNRPDAVYEGWGLHLWEDAAVSVEWTKPFAQTGITDYGAFWDVPLKNDAAKVGFIVHKGDDKDPGPDMMWDKSLPRELWLVSGSSKLFTEKPDLSRQAVGDLSKQQAHWLTKDMIAIKAGSVKEGAKYLLNFDINAGLKLSADGVEGGRNIELDFVSRGLSEVLAQKFPHLREYAVLKIKERDLSKIPNILAGQVAVSVIGTDKKPIDATGVQTYGVLDDMYAYFGTLGATFDKSNINLKLWAPTAQSVKLFLYNNANDADPADQIEPSFNNGVWSTTIPSKWKNKFYLYQVSVFHPMTGKIETSLVTDPYSVALSLNSKKSWLMDLNDPATQPAGWAALKKPALDRPTDLSIYELHVRDFSAADATVPANTRGTYLAFTQQNSAGMKHLKSLAAAGLKAIHLLPTFDIATINENKPDWKTTPDLTVFGPADTRQQEEVSKIKEQDAFNWGYDPYHYMVPEGSYAVSPTNRTKEYRQMVMGLNQAGLRVIQDVVFNHTNAAGMAEKSVLDRIVPGYYHRLNLDGGVENSTCCANTATEHKMMEKLMLDSVVFWAKAYKVDGFRFDLMGHHMLQDMKNVRKALDALTLAKDGVDGKKIYVYGEGWDFGEVQGGKRGVNATQLNLYGTGIGSFNDRIRDALRGGSPFTDPREQGFATGLLTSFNGFGVTAGQQDRLKNLTDLLKVGISGNLRDFTFKNAAGETVKGSQVLYNGNSAAGYAANPDEDINYVSAHDNETLFDAIQWKAPANADLNTRVRMNNLSLSVIMLSQGIPFFHAGDDLLRSKSLDRDSYNSGDWFNRLDFSYQESGWGAGLPVAEKNQDKWDLMRPLLSNPALKPASNHILRARDHFQDLLRVRYSSDLFRLATAREVQSALSFLETPESVLAYTLTGKTSASNPYSKIVVVFNASPSMQSVQTGVSGLTLHPVLQKSTDSTLKLVQVSGTQVNVPAWTTAVLVK; from the coding sequence ATGAAGAAACTGCTGTTCGCGTTCAGCGCGCTCGCCAGTCTGACCTGTGCCCTGGCCCAGTCCCTGCCTGAGGGCACGGCCAGAGTCCACTACTTCCGTCCTGATGGGAACTATGAAGGGTGGGGACTGCACGCCTGGGAAGATGCCGATGTGACTGTCAGCTGGGACAAGCCCCTCCAGCAGACGGGCAAAGATGCATTTGGTGTTTACTTTGATGTCAAGCTGAAAAATGATGCCAGAAAACTGGGTTTCATTGTGCACAAGGGGGATGACAAAGATCCCGGTCCAGACCAGTTTCTGGACCTGACCCAGAGCAAAGAGGCCTGGATTGTGTCGGGCAGCAGCAAGGTCAATGTCACCCTGCCTGACACCGGACAGCCCAAAGTGAATCCCAACGCCAGACCCGCTCCTGCACAGCCGGACAACACCCTGCGCATCCATTACAACCGTCCGGATGCCGTGTATGAGGGATGGGGACTGCACCTGTGGGAGGATGCTGCCGTGTCCGTTGAGTGGACCAAACCTTTTGCACAGACCGGAATCACCGATTATGGGGCTTTCTGGGATGTGCCCCTGAAAAACGACGCTGCAAAAGTTGGATTCATTGTGCACAAGGGAGACGACAAGGACCCCGGCCCGGACATGATGTGGGACAAGAGCCTGCCCAGAGAACTGTGGCTGGTTTCCGGTTCCAGCAAGCTCTTCACCGAGAAGCCCGACCTCAGCAGGCAGGCTGTGGGGGACCTCTCGAAACAGCAGGCCCACTGGCTCACAAAAGACATGATTGCGATCAAGGCAGGCAGTGTCAAAGAAGGAGCCAAATACCTTCTGAATTTCGACATCAATGCAGGCCTGAAGCTGTCTGCAGATGGGGTCGAGGGGGGTCGCAACATCGAACTGGATTTCGTGTCCAGGGGCCTCAGTGAGGTGCTGGCCCAGAAATTCCCCCACCTGAGGGAGTATGCCGTTCTGAAGATCAAAGAGCGGGACCTCAGCAAGATCCCCAACATTCTGGCCGGTCAGGTTGCCGTTTCGGTGATTGGCACCGACAAAAAGCCCATTGATGCCACCGGAGTGCAAACATACGGCGTTCTGGACGACATGTATGCCTACTTTGGCACGCTCGGGGCCACTTTTGACAAGAGCAACATCAACCTGAAGCTGTGGGCCCCCACCGCCCAGTCGGTGAAGCTCTTCTTGTACAACAACGCCAACGATGCGGACCCTGCCGACCAGATCGAGCCCAGCTTCAACAATGGGGTGTGGAGCACCACCATCCCCAGCAAGTGGAAAAACAAGTTCTACCTGTACCAGGTGAGTGTGTTTCACCCCATGACTGGAAAAATCGAGACCAGTCTGGTCACCGATCCCTACTCTGTGGCCCTGTCCCTGAACAGCAAAAAAAGCTGGCTGATGGACCTCAATGATCCCGCCACCCAGCCTGCAGGATGGGCAGCCCTGAAAAAACCTGCGCTGGACAGACCCACCGACCTCTCCATCTACGAGCTGCATGTGCGGGATTTCAGTGCTGCGGATGCCACCGTTCCGGCCAACACCAGAGGCACCTATCTGGCCTTCACCCAGCAGAACTCTGCAGGCATGAAGCACCTGAAATCGCTGGCGGCTGCAGGCCTGAAAGCCATCCACCTGCTGCCCACCTTCGACATTGCCACCATCAATGAGAACAAACCAGACTGGAAAACCACCCCCGACCTGACTGTGTTTGGTCCTGCCGACACCCGACAGCAGGAAGAGGTCAGCAAGATCAAGGAGCAAGACGCCTTCAACTGGGGCTATGATCCCTACCATTACATGGTTCCAGAAGGCTCTTACGCAGTGAGCCCCACCAACCGCACAAAAGAGTACCGCCAGATGGTGATGGGCCTCAACCAGGCAGGCCTGCGGGTCATTCAGGACGTGGTGTTCAACCACACCAATGCTGCAGGCATGGCAGAAAAATCCGTGCTGGACAGGATCGTTCCCGGGTATTACCACCGTCTGAACCTGGATGGAGGCGTGGAGAACTCCACCTGCTGCGCCAACACCGCCACCGAGCACAAGATGATGGAAAAACTGATGCTCGACAGCGTGGTGTTCTGGGCGAAAGCCTACAAGGTGGACGGCTTCCGTTTCGACCTGATGGGTCACCACATGCTGCAGGACATGAAGAACGTGCGCAAGGCCCTGGACGCCCTGACCCTGGCAAAAGACGGGGTGGACGGCAAGAAGATCTACGTCTATGGCGAAGGCTGGGATTTCGGTGAGGTGCAGGGCGGCAAACGGGGCGTGAATGCCACCCAGCTCAACCTGTACGGGACAGGCATCGGCAGCTTCAATGACCGCATCCGGGACGCACTGCGCGGCGGAAGCCCCTTCACCGACCCGCGTGAACAGGGCTTTGCCACCGGACTGCTGACCTCCTTCAATGGCTTTGGCGTGACCGCCGGGCAGCAGGACCGCCTGAAAAACCTCACCGACCTGCTGAAAGTGGGCATCTCGGGCAACCTGAGGGACTTCACCTTCAAGAACGCCGCTGGAGAGACCGTCAAAGGCAGCCAGGTGCTGTACAACGGCAACAGTGCTGCAGGGTATGCCGCAAACCCCGATGAGGACATCAATTACGTCAGTGCCCACGACAACGAGACGCTCTTTGATGCCATCCAGTGGAAAGCCCCTGCGAATGCAGATCTCAACACCCGTGTGCGCATGAACAACCTCTCCCTCAGCGTGATCATGCTCTCCCAGGGCATTCCCTTCTTCCATGCCGGAGATGACCTGCTGCGCAGCAAGTCGCTGGACCGCGACAGCTACAACTCCGGGGACTGGTTCAACCGTCTGGACTTCAGTTACCAGGAGAGTGGCTGGGGTGCAGGCCTGCCTGTGGCCGAGAAAAACCAGGACAAGTGGGACCTGATGCGTCCTCTCCTCTCCAACCCTGCCCTCAAACCCGCCAGCAACCACATCCTGCGGGCCAGGGACCACTTCCAGGACCTCCTGAGGGTGCGTTACAGCTCTGACCTGTTCAGGCTTGCCACCGCCAGAGAGGTGCAGTCCGCCCTCAGCTTCCTGGAAACCCCCGAGAGCGTGCTGGCCTACACCCTGACAGGCAAGACCAGTGCCAGCAATCCTTACAGCAAGATTGTGGTGGTCTTCAATGCCAGCCCCAGCATGCAGAGCGTGCAGACCGGTGTTTCTGGCCTGACCCTGCATCCGGTGCTGCAGAAGAGCACCGACAGCACCCTCAAGCTGGTGCAGGTGAGTGGAACCCAGGTGAATGTGCCGGCCTGGACCACGGCTGTACTTGTGAAGTAG
- a CDS encoding GGDEF domain-containing protein, giving the protein MTEQRIARYQAIFEILELISDDKTTSEIIKSTYQLAHRVARVPIMLIALINQKHPGLLNIEVLEEGIHTQLTSPRREDGLVECVLRGETILTGDFQSFLRTRNFVVRSTFTEVSALTTRSWLGVPFRTQKGTVGALSWQSYEGNFFDEEDLHFAELLAKHLGFAISNAELWHDLNELAHTDALTDLGNRRAFMHDIDERITAGSPFALVIVDIQQFKQINDTHGHQTGDEVLAAVAESLRMHSRGMGKAYRLGGDEFALLTLADGSVVERIVLKVQDTLRHRFVHFPVRVNSGVALFPQEARTEDALYHVADQAMYQAKRKSTLLSEEGQASDP; this is encoded by the coding sequence ATGACCGAGCAACGCATCGCCCGTTACCAGGCCATCTTCGAAATTCTTGAGCTGATCTCTGACGACAAGACCACTTCGGAAATCATCAAAAGCACGTACCAGCTGGCCCACCGTGTGGCACGGGTTCCGATCATGCTGATTGCGCTCATCAACCAGAAACACCCTGGCCTCCTCAACATCGAGGTGCTTGAGGAAGGGATTCACACCCAGCTCACCAGTCCCCGAAGAGAAGACGGTCTGGTTGAGTGTGTGCTGCGCGGAGAGACCATCCTGACCGGAGATTTCCAGTCTTTCCTGCGGACCCGCAATTTCGTGGTGCGCTCGACTTTCACCGAGGTGTCTGCCCTGACCACCCGCTCGTGGCTTGGGGTGCCCTTTCGCACCCAGAAGGGCACGGTGGGTGCCCTGTCCTGGCAGTCCTACGAAGGCAACTTCTTTGATGAGGAAGACCTGCATTTTGCCGAACTCCTCGCCAAGCACCTGGGGTTTGCCATCTCCAACGCTGAACTCTGGCATGACCTGAATGAACTGGCCCACACCGATGCCCTGACCGACCTTGGGAACCGCCGGGCCTTCATGCATGACATTGATGAGCGGATCACTGCCGGAAGCCCATTTGCACTGGTGATTGTGGACATCCAGCAGTTCAAACAGATCAACGACACCCACGGGCACCAGACTGGAGATGAGGTTCTGGCTGCTGTCGCAGAGTCCCTTCGCATGCATTCACGTGGCATGGGCAAAGCCTACCGCCTGGGAGGGGATGAATTTGCCCTGCTGACCCTGGCAGATGGCTCTGTGGTGGAACGGATCGTCCTGAAGGTGCAAGACACCCTCAGACACCGCTTTGTGCATTTTCCGGTGCGGGTGAATTCCGGGGTGGCCCTCTTTCCCCAGGAGGCCAGAACCGAAGATGCCCTGTACCATGTGGCCGATCAGGCCATGTACCAGGCCAAACGCAAAAGCACCCTGCTCAGCGAGGAGGGGCAGGCTTCTGATCCCTGA
- the ygfZ gene encoding CAF17-like 4Fe-4S cluster assembly/insertion protein YgfZ has translation MVRYTRIPSSSLRVTGADRLDFLTGQMTGHLKNAPTPGRVPSLFLNVKGQIEHVAQVYRRDSDLYVHLPENEAAILAARFRKYIIFDQVDIEDTTETLATFHMWGDDPEGELPGWNREGPDTQHIQWEEDFTVLVSRIRRSEQVGLDIHLLRSKVLDFHDFIKLEEAAWEELQMERILAGIPDAYIDGFTGYLPQECGMEFAVSYQKGCYIGQEIMARIEARGNARNHLVRLRGEDIPSFADITLDGKVVGTTGISLGDTCLAVLRKEIEFGTPVQIEEASAQPEALPVLSLV, from the coding sequence ATGGTACGTTATACCCGCATTCCCAGTTCAAGCCTGCGTGTGACCGGAGCGGACCGGCTGGATTTCCTGACCGGCCAGATGACCGGGCATCTGAAAAATGCCCCCACCCCCGGGCGGGTTCCCTCCCTGTTTCTGAATGTCAAAGGGCAGATTGAGCACGTGGCCCAGGTGTACCGCCGTGACAGCGACCTGTATGTGCACCTGCCCGAGAATGAGGCGGCCATTCTGGCGGCACGCTTCAGGAAATACATCATTTTCGATCAGGTGGACATCGAAGACACCACAGAAACCCTCGCCACCTTCCACATGTGGGGCGATGATCCCGAGGGAGAATTGCCGGGCTGGAACAGGGAAGGACCGGACACCCAGCACATCCAGTGGGAAGAGGATTTCACGGTGCTGGTGTCCCGCATCCGCAGGAGCGAGCAGGTGGGTCTGGACATCCATCTGCTGCGCAGCAAGGTGCTGGACTTCCATGATTTCATCAAGCTGGAAGAGGCCGCCTGGGAAGAATTGCAGATGGAACGCATCCTGGCAGGCATTCCAGACGCCTACATCGATGGGTTCACCGGATACCTGCCCCAGGAGTGCGGGATGGAATTTGCGGTCAGCTACCAGAAAGGCTGTTACATCGGGCAGGAGATCATGGCCCGCATCGAGGCCAGGGGCAATGCCCGCAACCATCTGGTCCGCCTGCGCGGCGAGGACATCCCCAGCTTTGCCGACATCACCCTGGACGGAAAAGTGGTGGGCACCACGGGCATCAGCCTGGGAGACACCTGCCTTGCTGTGTTGCGCAAGGAAATCGAATTCGGAACCCCCGTGCAGATTGAAGAGGCCTCTGCACAGCCCGAAGCCCTGCCTGTCCTGAGTCTGGTGTAA
- a CDS encoding DUF6896 domain-containing protein has product MQLYSLYQNRIREVIHRLQLAYSAHISPENAGEAFPAHGELEGLEFHFHGLGCTALLEGQVVAWDWLSVEGDRHDLIVPWMMWRSLEHLEGTEGFDAFKAQLSLLVEQGTLKVWDGCQDLLMVVHSAEATG; this is encoded by the coding sequence ATGCAGCTTTACAGTCTGTATCAGAACCGAATCAGAGAGGTGATTCACAGGCTGCAGCTTGCATACAGCGCCCACATTTCACCAGAAAACGCAGGGGAGGCTTTTCCGGCCCACGGAGAGCTTGAAGGTCTGGAGTTCCACTTTCACGGTCTGGGGTGTACTGCTCTGCTGGAAGGTCAGGTGGTGGCGTGGGACTGGTTGAGCGTGGAAGGTGACCGACACGATCTGATTGTTCCGTGGATGATGTGGAGGTCTCTGGAACATCTTGAGGGCACAGAAGGCTTCGATGCTTTTAAAGCACAGCTTTCTTTGCTGGTGGAGCAAGGAACCTTGAAGGTCTGGGATGGATGCCAGGATCTCTTGATGGTGGTCCATTCTGCAGAGGCCACTGGATAA
- a CDS encoding O-acetylhomoserine aminocarboxypropyltransferase/cysteine synthase family protein produces MPKFETLQVHAGQTPDPTTGSRATPIYQTTSYNFRNAEHAANLFGLREFGNIYSRIMNPTNEVLESRIAALEGGAAALAVASGHAAVLLSILTLAQQGDNIVSTPNLYGGTYNLFKVTLPRLGINVKFTSSEERPEEFAALIDENTKGVFLESIGNPALNIPDLAEIAKVAHEKGVAVLVDNTFGQGGYLIRPIEHGANIVIHSASKWIGGHGQAIGGLIVDGGNFNWANGRYPLFTEPSPGYHGLKFWDVFGEGNPLGLPNIAFIIRARVENLRDLGTTLSPHHSSLFITGLETLSLRAERHIQNTHKLAEYLSSHPEVERVIHPDLPSHPHHALAQKYFPNGAGSILGFELKGGRAAGEAFVNNVKLASLLANVGDTKTLVIHPASTTHSQLSEAEQRSAGVTPGLVRISVGIEHIDDIIADIEQALKQVPALV; encoded by the coding sequence ATGCCAAAGTTTGAGACCCTGCAGGTTCATGCCGGACAGACCCCCGACCCGACCACCGGGAGCCGCGCCACCCCCATCTACCAGACCACCAGTTACAATTTCAGAAACGCCGAGCACGCCGCCAACCTGTTCGGCCTGCGGGAGTTCGGGAACATCTACTCCCGGATCATGAACCCCACCAACGAGGTTCTGGAAAGCCGCATTGCCGCTCTTGAAGGTGGAGCAGCAGCCCTTGCCGTGGCAAGCGGCCACGCCGCCGTGCTGCTCAGCATCCTGACCCTGGCGCAGCAGGGAGACAACATCGTTTCCACCCCCAACCTCTACGGTGGGACCTACAACCTGTTTAAAGTGACGCTGCCCCGACTGGGCATCAACGTGAAGTTCACCTCCTCCGAAGAAAGACCTGAGGAGTTCGCTGCCCTGATCGACGAAAACACCAAAGGGGTGTTCCTGGAGTCCATCGGGAACCCTGCCCTCAACATCCCTGACCTTGCAGAAATTGCAAAAGTGGCCCACGAAAAAGGGGTTGCTGTGCTGGTGGACAACACCTTCGGGCAGGGCGGTTACCTGATCCGTCCCATCGAACACGGGGCCAACATCGTGATTCACAGTGCCAGCAAATGGATTGGTGGTCATGGTCAGGCCATCGGTGGACTGATTGTGGACGGGGGCAACTTCAACTGGGCCAACGGACGCTATCCCCTGTTCACCGAACCGAGCCCTGGCTACCACGGCCTGAAGTTCTGGGATGTCTTTGGGGAAGGCAATCCCCTGGGCCTCCCCAACATTGCCTTCATCATCCGTGCACGGGTGGAGAACCTGCGCGACCTGGGCACCACCCTGAGCCCGCACCACTCCAGCCTGTTCATCACGGGTCTGGAAACCCTGTCTTTAAGGGCAGAGCGCCACATCCAGAACACCCACAAACTGGCCGAATACCTGAGCAGCCATCCCGAAGTGGAACGGGTCATTCACCCCGACCTGCCGTCCCACCCCCACCATGCCCTTGCCCAGAAGTACTTTCCGAATGGGGCAGGCAGCATCCTGGGTTTCGAACTGAAAGGGGGACGCGCTGCAGGGGAAGCCTTCGTGAACAACGTCAAACTGGCCTCTTTGCTCGCCAACGTCGGAGACACCAAAACCCTGGTGATTCACCCCGCAAGCACCACCCACAGCCAGCTTTCTGAGGCCGAACAGCGTTCCGCTGGCGTGACCCCCGGACTCGTGCGCATCTCGGTGGGCATCGAGCACATCGATGACATCATTGCGGACATCGAACAGGCCCTCAAACAGGTGCCAGCACTGGTTTAA
- a CDS encoding alpha/beta hydrolase, translating into MIHTSRWLFAGFFLGLLVACNPQVPQEDRGPAPRFDRVPNSACPFFPGTTAPQNVECGYVVVKENRNKPDGRNIKLAVALIHKTPGQKTATATINLEGGPGGTSAWRAPILATTKNKFSQDWLATGDVIVYDQRGVGKSLPSLSCPYPQTEAQCFQNVSRVADPGQYTTRNSAADIADIASVLGYSKLKVYGSSYGTQLAQRLMRDHPEKIDSVVLDGVVDPEQPFVIDGPGRFSEAFLNLNADCQQDNACKTAYGNLLDTLKAVLQDQDTHKIMVTLLDDQMRPVYDQGQLVQFQMTSSMFLGVLRQITYSERFVPQIPALLQQAQKRQYSRWSQLVYLLYVLEEEDDFSEAVYNSVLCSDIVPFTSLQAAQEKEKQLVEPFKSHYQGYNQYAFNICAKWPVPASDAQAAQRTPSALPTLLLSGRFDPITPESQALGVAQALSNKRLVYVRDGAHGVVYPAWNTSKKSYDSSCGTQIMRDFLLNPQQNLARPCTETPVVFVLPGQVQKQGLQQGLIEALKDLPLLPPLEPLPHLPFR; encoded by the coding sequence ATGATTCACACTTCAAGATGGCTGTTTGCAGGCTTTTTTCTGGGTCTGCTGGTGGCCTGCAATCCCCAGGTTCCACAGGAAGATCGGGGGCCTGCTCCCCGTTTTGATCGGGTTCCCAATTCGGCATGCCCGTTCTTTCCGGGCACCACAGCACCGCAGAATGTGGAATGCGGATATGTGGTGGTCAAGGAGAACCGCAACAAGCCCGATGGACGCAACATCAAACTTGCGGTGGCCCTGATTCACAAGACCCCAGGACAGAAGACCGCTACCGCCACCATCAACCTTGAAGGTGGACCCGGAGGCACTTCTGCCTGGCGGGCTCCGATTCTTGCCACCACGAAAAACAAGTTCAGTCAGGACTGGCTGGCCACTGGAGATGTGATTGTTTACGACCAGCGTGGTGTGGGCAAATCGCTTCCCTCTCTGTCCTGCCCCTATCCACAGACCGAGGCCCAGTGCTTCCAGAATGTCAGCAGGGTTGCCGATCCCGGCCAGTACACCACCCGCAACAGTGCAGCCGACATTGCCGACATTGCCAGTGTGCTGGGGTACAGCAAATTGAAGGTTTACGGCAGCTCTTACGGCACCCAGCTTGCCCAGCGCCTGATGCGGGACCACCCTGAGAAAATCGACAGTGTGGTGCTCGATGGCGTTGTTGACCCTGAGCAGCCGTTTGTCATTGATGGGCCGGGCCGCTTCAGTGAGGCTTTCCTGAACCTCAATGCAGACTGCCAGCAGGACAACGCCTGCAAGACCGCTTACGGAAACCTGCTGGACACCCTGAAAGCAGTGCTGCAGGATCAGGACACCCACAAAATCATGGTCACCCTGCTGGACGACCAGATGAGGCCTGTGTATGACCAGGGCCAGCTGGTGCAGTTCCAGATGACCAGCAGCATGTTCCTGGGGGTGTTGCGGCAAATCACCTACTCTGAGCGGTTTGTGCCTCAGATTCCTGCCTTGCTGCAACAAGCCCAGAAGCGTCAGTACAGCAGATGGTCCCAGCTTGTTTACCTGCTCTACGTGCTGGAGGAAGAAGATGACTTCAGCGAAGCGGTCTACAACTCCGTGCTCTGCTCGGACATCGTGCCTTTCACCAGCCTTCAGGCCGCTCAGGAAAAAGAAAAGCAGCTCGTTGAACCCTTCAAATCGCATTACCAGGGGTACAACCAGTACGCCTTCAACATCTGTGCAAAATGGCCTGTGCCTGCCTCTGACGCCCAGGCGGCCCAGCGCACCCCCAGTGCCCTGCCCACCTTGCTGCTCTCTGGGAGGTTTGATCCCATCACCCCGGAAAGCCAGGCCCTTGGGGTGGCGCAGGCCCTCAGCAACAAACGACTGGTGTATGTGCGTGATGGGGCCCATGGGGTGGTCTACCCTGCCTGGAACACCAGCAAAAAATCCTATGATTCCAGCTGTGGCACCCAGATCATGCGCGATTTTCTGCTGAACCCCCAGCAGAATCTGGCCCGGCCCTGCACCGAAACGCCTGTGGTTTTTGTCCTGCCTGGTCAGGTGCAAAAGCAGGGCTTGCAGCAGGGCCTGATCGAGGCGCTCAAAGATCTGCCTCTGTTGCCTCCACTGGAGCCTCTGCCCCACCTGCCCTTCAGGTGA
- a CDS encoding basic amino acid ABC transporter substrate-binding protein, which translates to MKKTLLLGMLLTGSLIGSALATTVAEVKKKGTLVLGTDPQFQPFEFTNDKGEIVGFDIDIARAIAKDLGVKLEIQNVGFGQLMPGSVTSKRVDMAISGITITDERAKIVSFSKPYFTSAQVFIAKNGNPRKLGWPLNSLKGRTIGVQSNTTGFYFADENLKKLGATLKVYDDFASGLSDVQNGRIDAIVGDKPTVDYLKKARAGQFVQAGKDLVSEDYGIAFAKNSDLAQAANRTLDRLKKSGEYQKLIEKWIVAK; encoded by the coding sequence ATGAAGAAAACCCTGCTGCTGGGAATGCTCCTCACTGGAAGTCTGATCGGAAGTGCACTGGCCACCACCGTGGCCGAGGTCAAAAAGAAAGGAACCCTGGTGCTCGGAACCGATCCACAGTTCCAGCCTTTCGAATTCACCAACGACAAGGGGGAAATTGTTGGCTTTGACATCGACATCGCCAGAGCCATTGCGAAAGACCTTGGCGTCAAACTGGAAATTCAGAATGTGGGTTTTGGACAACTGATGCCCGGCAGTGTCACCTCGAAACGGGTGGACATGGCGATCTCTGGCATCACCATCACGGATGAGCGGGCCAAAATTGTCTCTTTCAGCAAGCCCTATTTCACCAGTGCCCAGGTCTTCATTGCCAAAAACGGCAACCCCAGAAAGCTGGGCTGGCCCCTGAACTCACTGAAAGGCAGAACCATCGGGGTACAGTCCAACACCACCGGCTTTTATTTTGCCGATGAGAACCTGAAAAAGCTGGGGGCCACCCTGAAAGTCTACGATGATTTTGCTTCTGGTCTCAGCGACGTGCAGAACGGGCGCATTGATGCCATCGTTGGCGACAAGCCCACCGTGGATTACCTGAAGAAAGCGCGGGCAGGTCAATTCGTGCAGGCAGGCAAAGACCTGGTGTCCGAAGATTATGGCATCGCTTTTGCCAAAAACAGCGATCTGGCTCAGGCTGCCAACAGGACGCTGGACCGCCTGAAAAAGAGTGGGGAGTACCAGAAACTCATCGAAAAGTGGATTGTTGCGAAATAA
- a CDS encoding M12 family metallopeptidase → MKQTLSFAGLISLGLLASCSSPSIEVQQQVTDPHYMDFSSTPNFQKVQVHFAGNEHPSTIHAYEKDGKLMYQGDMLIAADAEHHKVSPQAAIVTTRPWSNKTIPYVIDGSLSGQTSLIQNAVNIYNSTTNVRWVPRTNQANYVRFFKGNGCYSYVGMIGGAQDLSLGDGCHSQHTALHEMTHAAGLHHEQTRSDRDQWITINWQNIPADWHSQFQINSEARPHGTYDFYSIMHYGLYWGNNLAMTPRVGGVDYNRVGNGPNLTATDISGINTIYPGSTGPATSITNGGVYRIQNLASNKCLDVDNVSTANGASVKQYSCIERNTLYNQDWRFKQVNTAEGVYYQIQAVHSNKCADISGISKTAGAKLVQWDCHANPDDPGLRNQLLRPAQVATGVWQFGFKHSGICLDVPSSSTADVQLQQWTCNDSNAQRFRLIPVSH, encoded by the coding sequence ATGAAACAAACCCTTTCTTTTGCTGGCCTGATCTCACTGGGCCTTCTGGCCTCCTGTTCAAGCCCCTCCATTGAGGTGCAACAACAGGTGACCGACCCCCACTACATGGATTTCAGCAGCACCCCCAACTTCCAGAAAGTGCAGGTGCACTTTGCAGGAAACGAACACCCCAGCACCATCCACGCCTACGAAAAAGACGGGAAGCTGATGTACCAGGGAGACATGCTGATCGCTGCCGATGCAGAACACCACAAGGTGTCTCCCCAGGCCGCCATTGTCACCACCAGGCCCTGGAGCAACAAGACCATCCCTTATGTGATTGATGGCAGCCTCAGTGGTCAGACCAGCCTGATTCAGAATGCCGTCAACATCTACAACAGCACCACCAACGTGCGCTGGGTGCCCCGCACCAATCAGGCCAATTACGTGCGGTTCTTCAAAGGAAATGGCTGTTATTCCTACGTGGGCATGATCGGAGGCGCACAGGACCTCTCACTGGGCGATGGTTGCCACAGCCAGCACACCGCGCTGCACGAGATGACCCACGCCGCAGGGTTGCACCATGAACAGACCCGCTCGGACCGCGACCAGTGGATCACCATCAACTGGCAGAACATCCCTGCAGACTGGCACAGCCAGTTCCAGATCAACAGTGAGGCCAGACCCCACGGCACTTACGACTTTTACAGCATCATGCACTACGGACTGTACTGGGGCAACAACCTTGCCATGACCCCCAGGGTGGGCGGCGTGGATTACAACCGGGTGGGCAATGGTCCCAACCTCACAGCCACCGACATCTCCGGCATCAACACCATCTACCCGGGCAGCACCGGTCCTGCCACCAGCATCACCAACGGAGGGGTCTACCGCATCCAGAACCTCGCCAGCAACAAGTGTCTGGATGTGGACAACGTGTCCACGGCCAATGGGGCCAGTGTCAAACAGTACAGTTGCATCGAAAGAAACACCCTATACAACCAGGATTGGCGCTTCAAGCAGGTGAACACCGCAGAAGGGGTGTACTACCAGATTCAGGCGGTCCATTCCAACAAGTGTGCTGACATTTCAGGCATCAGCAAAACCGCCGGAGCCAAACTGGTCCAGTGGGACTGCCACGCCAACCCCGATGATCCCGGCCTGAGAAACCAGCTTCTGCGTCCTGCACAGGTTGCCACCGGGGTCTGGCAGTTCGGCTTCAAACACTCTGGCATCTGCCTGGATGTGCCCTCCTCAAGCACCGCAGATGTGCAACTGCAACAGTGGACCTGCAACGATTCCAATGCCCAGCGTTTCCGCCTGATTCCTGTCTCACACTGA